The following proteins are encoded in a genomic region of Chryseobacterium cucumeris:
- the ppk1 gene encoding polyphosphate kinase 1, whose product MSIHFNPRDITWLAFNERVLQEAMDEKVPLHLRIRFLGIFSNNLDEFFRVRVAGLKRAMDFKEKVIAESFYQPPSKILQRINEVVMRQQLNFDKTWKKIQTEMADHKVFIKNAKNLTANQKEFVRQYFDEVVESNVIPILLHENTPMPYLRDKSLYLGVAMRKKDWQYSSNYAIIEIPSRFVGRFVLLPTEDPEEKNVMLLEDVIAFNLPHIFSYFGYDEFAANAFKVTKDAELDLDNDIRTNFAEKIEKGLKNRRKGKPTRFVFDKDMDKALLELLIRKLNLTKKDSIIPGGKIHNFKHFMDFPDVFEKYERPVERTSFTHQAFEHGERVTDVILKEDVLLTFPYHKYNPVIDLLREAAMDPDVKSIQITAYRLASSSKIINALIYAARNGKEVTVMLELQARFDEESNLEWKDMLEPEGITVLVGIPNKKVHAKLCVIKKRAHNKTIQYGFVSTGNFNEKTARIYGDHLLLTADRGIMADINKVFNVLKKPKDDFISILKTCKNLLVCPQFMREKIVHHIDKEIEEAKAGRRAEIIVKVNSMSDRALIEKIYEAAKAGVVTRMIVRGIYCAVNQKEFKEKIKAISIVDEYLEHARVMYFYNKGAEDMYISSADWMTRNLDYRIEAAAKITNKNLKKELKDILDIQLRDNVKARILDKKLSNEYVRNDKKECRSQIETYKYLKAKTSKK is encoded by the coding sequence ATGTCAATACACTTTAATCCCCGAGATATTACTTGGCTTGCCTTTAATGAAAGAGTTTTGCAGGAAGCTATGGATGAAAAAGTTCCCTTACATTTAAGAATACGTTTCCTCGGAATTTTCTCCAACAATTTAGATGAATTTTTCAGAGTGCGTGTTGCCGGATTAAAGCGCGCCATGGATTTTAAGGAAAAAGTGATTGCCGAATCTTTTTATCAGCCGCCATCCAAGATCCTTCAGAGAATCAATGAAGTTGTGATGAGACAACAGCTGAATTTCGATAAAACCTGGAAAAAAATCCAGACCGAAATGGCTGATCATAAAGTTTTTATTAAGAATGCCAAAAACCTGACAGCCAACCAAAAAGAATTTGTCAGACAATATTTCGATGAAGTGGTAGAATCCAATGTGATCCCGATTCTCCTTCACGAAAATACTCCTATGCCTTATTTGCGTGATAAAAGTCTTTATCTGGGAGTAGCCATGAGAAAAAAAGACTGGCAGTATTCCAGTAATTATGCCATTATTGAAATTCCTTCCCGTTTTGTAGGAAGATTCGTATTGCTGCCAACAGAAGATCCGGAAGAAAAAAATGTAATGCTTCTGGAGGATGTAATCGCCTTCAATCTTCCGCACATATTTTCTTATTTTGGATATGATGAATTTGCAGCCAATGCATTTAAAGTAACAAAGGATGCCGAACTGGATCTGGATAATGATATCAGAACCAACTTTGCAGAAAAAATAGAAAAAGGACTCAAAAACAGAAGAAAAGGAAAGCCTACCCGTTTTGTTTTTGATAAAGATATGGATAAAGCTCTGCTGGAACTCCTTATCAGAAAGCTTAACTTAACTAAGAAAGACAGCATCATTCCGGGAGGCAAAATTCATAATTTCAAGCATTTCATGGATTTTCCCGATGTTTTTGAAAAGTATGAAAGACCTGTAGAAAGAACCTCTTTTACGCATCAGGCGTTTGAGCATGGGGAAAGAGTGACAGATGTCATTTTAAAAGAAGATGTACTCCTTACCTTCCCTTATCACAAGTACAATCCGGTGATTGATCTTCTCCGTGAAGCCGCTATGGATCCGGATGTAAAATCCATACAAATTACAGCGTACCGTCTGGCAAGCAGTTCAAAAATTATCAATGCTCTGATTTACGCTGCCAGAAATGGTAAAGAAGTGACTGTGATGCTGGAGCTTCAGGCAAGATTTGATGAAGAATCCAACCTGGAATGGAAAGATATGCTGGAACCGGAAGGAATTACTGTGCTTGTAGGAATCCCTAATAAAAAAGTACATGCCAAACTTTGTGTCATCAAGAAGAGAGCCCACAATAAAACAATCCAGTATGGCTTCGTAAGTACCGGAAATTTCAACGAAAAAACAGCCAGAATATATGGTGATCATCTGTTGCTGACTGCAGACCGAGGCATCATGGCAGATATCAATAAAGTCTTCAATGTGTTGAAAAAACCGAAAGATGATTTTATTTCCATTTTGAAAACTTGTAAAAATTTATTAGTTTGCCCTCAGTTTATGCGTGAAAAGATTGTTCACCATATCGATAAGGAAATCGAAGAAGCTAAGGCAGGACGAAGAGCAGAAATCATTGTCAAAGTAAACTCAATGAGTGACCGCGCACTGATTGAAAAAATATATGAAGCTGCTAAAGCCGGAGTGGTAACCAGAATGATTGTAAGAGGTATCTATTGTGCCGTAAATCAAAAGGAATTCAAAGAAAAAATAAAAGCCATCAGTATTGTAGATGAATACCTGGAACACGCCAGAGTTATGTATTTTTACAATAAAGGGGCTGAAGACATGTACATTTCTTCCGCAGACTGGATGACAAGAAACCTTGACTACAGGATTGAAGCAGCCGCTAAAATCACTAATAAGAACCTTAAGAAGGAATTAAAAGATATTCTTGATATCCAGCTTAGAGATAACGTAAAAGCAAGGATTTTAGACAAAAAACTGAGCAATGAATACGTAAGAAATGATAAAAAAGAATGCCGATCACAAATAGAAACCTATAAATATTTAAAAGCTAAAACAAGCAAGAAATGA
- a CDS encoding cytochrome-c peroxidase, with the protein MKERYIAFLAVAGVLCLLSYTSNDPAGYTVEELRTLYSSGDQSKWPAPHLFDEAKEGFQDIGPLPKMSFPEDNPYSEDKTELGKMLFFDPRLSGSGQISCASCHNPETGWSDGSRVSFGHNRQTGTRNAPALVNIGYAKTLFWDGRSATLEEQVKAPIENPVEMNLHMSMATKNISKIKEYKPFFLKAFGNEDVTEEKIAKAIAAFERSLTSPPSRFDQFVTGKKDALTDSEINGLHLFRTKANCINCHNTPYFSDRKFHNLGLTYYGTPYEDLGRYIVTHKNEDVGKFKTPALREVSENKPYMHNGLFPELANVVMMYNAGMLKEIPKGEQINDHKFPRKSAMIKKLNLTDDEVFDIVAFLKTLSSYQYKVRPPELPKS; encoded by the coding sequence ATGAAAGAAAGATATATTGCTTTTCTGGCAGTTGCCGGAGTACTATGTTTACTAAGTTATACTTCTAATGATCCTGCAGGATATACTGTGGAAGAGCTTCGCACACTGTACAGCAGCGGGGACCAGAGTAAATGGCCGGCACCTCATTTATTTGATGAAGCTAAAGAAGGGTTTCAGGATATCGGACCGTTGCCAAAAATGAGTTTTCCTGAAGATAATCCCTATTCCGAAGATAAAACGGAACTGGGAAAAATGTTATTCTTTGATCCGAGATTGTCAGGAAGCGGACAAATTTCCTGTGCCAGCTGTCATAATCCCGAAACAGGATGGTCAGACGGAAGCAGGGTCTCTTTTGGTCATAACAGGCAGACGGGAACCAGAAATGCTCCTGCTTTGGTAAATATAGGATATGCTAAAACACTTTTCTGGGATGGCCGTTCCGCAACTTTGGAAGAACAGGTGAAAGCCCCTATTGAAAATCCGGTAGAAATGAATCTTCATATGTCTATGGCAACAAAAAACATCAGTAAGATTAAAGAATATAAACCTTTTTTTCTGAAAGCTTTCGGAAACGAAGACGTAACAGAAGAAAAGATTGCAAAAGCGATTGCCGCATTTGAACGTTCACTGACCAGTCCGCCTTCGAGGTTTGATCAGTTTGTTACCGGAAAGAAAGATGCTTTAACGGATTCCGAAATCAATGGTCTTCATCTATTCAGAACCAAAGCTAATTGTATCAACTGCCACAATACACCTTATTTCTCTGACCGGAAATTTCACAATCTGGGGCTTACTTATTATGGAACACCATATGAAGATCTGGGAAGATATATCGTTACCCATAAAAATGAAGATGTAGGAAAATTTAAAACCCCTGCCTTGAGAGAAGTTTCTGAGAACAAACCTTATATGCATAACGGGCTTTTCCCTGAGCTGGCGAACGTTGTCATGATGTATAATGCCGGAATGCTGAAGGAAATTCCAAAAGGAGAGCAGATCAATGATCATAAGTTTCCTCGTAAATCAGCAATGATAAAAAAACTAAATTTAACTGATGATGAAGTGTTTGATATCGTAGCATTTTTAAAAACACTGAGCAGTTATCAATACAAAGTACGTCCGCCGGAATTACCTAAGTCATAA
- a CDS encoding winged helix-turn-helix transcriptional regulator — protein MEKKCESLFVNVDQKSYPCAVSFVMDLIGGRWKGVILCHLKNGDKRFGELKKDLSFITETTLSIQLRQLERDQLITRTVFGTKPPVKVVYSLSDLGLSFIPLLDHINDWGKMILKDKKGT, from the coding sequence ATGGAAAAAAAATGTGAGTCCTTATTCGTTAATGTTGATCAGAAATCTTATCCCTGTGCTGTAAGTTTCGTCATGGATCTCATTGGAGGAAGATGGAAAGGGGTTATTCTCTGCCACTTAAAAAATGGGGATAAAAGGTTTGGCGAGCTCAAGAAAGACCTTTCTTTTATTACAGAAACAACTTTAAGTATTCAGTTGAGGCAATTGGAAAGAGATCAGCTGATAACACGAACGGTATTTGGAACAAAGCCTCCGGTAAAAGTTGTATATAGTCTTTCAGATTTGGGATTGTCATTTATTCCTTTATTGGATCATATCAATGATTGGGGTAAAATGATTCTGAAGGATAAAAAAGGTACTTAA
- a CDS encoding exopolyphosphatase produces MKIAAIDIGSNAARLLINEVKINNRKPEFIKLNLLRIPLRLGMDVFTIGKIGPEREKMVIDSMKIFSDLMKIYKVDHYRACATSAMRDAANGNDIINLVKDTSGINIEIISGDEEATLIYENHVAEGLDKEFAYLYIDVGGGSTELTFYENGKMVYEKSFNIGTIRLLNNLVTMDNWKEMKEEIKKNIVSKKPIVAIGSGGNINKVFSMSKTKDGKPMSLSHLKKVYKEFNELSVEERMTNYNLREDRADVLVHALGIFNNVMSWSDINKIFVPKISVADGLIHNIYSQLRHKK; encoded by the coding sequence ATGAAGATAGCAGCGATAGACATAGGGAGTAATGCAGCCCGCCTTCTTATCAATGAGGTAAAGATCAATAACAGAAAGCCTGAATTTATTAAGCTGAACCTTCTCAGAATTCCTCTGAGACTGGGAATGGATGTTTTTACCATCGGAAAGATAGGTCCGGAAAGAGAAAAAATGGTCATTGATTCCATGAAAATCTTTAGTGACCTGATGAAAATATACAAAGTAGACCACTACAGAGCCTGTGCTACCAGTGCCATGCGTGATGCTGCCAACGGTAATGATATCATCAATCTGGTAAAAGACACATCAGGAATCAATATTGAAATTATTTCCGGTGATGAGGAAGCTACCCTGATTTATGAAAATCATGTTGCAGAAGGTCTTGATAAAGAATTTGCCTATTTATATATCGACGTGGGCGGAGGTTCTACAGAACTGACCTTCTACGAAAATGGCAAGATGGTTTACGAAAAATCTTTCAACATCGGAACAATCCGTCTTCTCAACAATCTTGTTACGATGGATAACTGGAAAGAAATGAAGGAGGAAATCAAGAAAAATATTGTCAGCAAAAAGCCAATTGTTGCCATCGGTTCGGGTGGAAATATCAACAAAGTATTCTCTATGAGCAAGACCAAAGATGGAAAACCAATGTCTCTGTCTCATCTGAAAAAGGTTTACAAAGAATTCAATGAACTTTCTGTGGAAGAAAGAATGACCAACTACAACCTTAGAGAGGATCGTGCCGATGTATTGGTACATGCCCTGGGAATTTTTAACAATGTCATGTCATGGTCTGATATCAATAAGATCTTTGTTCCTAAAATTTCCGTAGCAGACGGATTGATCCATAATATTTACAGTCAGCTGCGACATAAAAAGTAA
- a CDS encoding DUF3291 domain-containing protein → MYQLAQINVARMIGTNIEDPVMNEFVSHLDSVNQLAEKSDGFIWRLKDDENNATSFNPLNDEQVIINLSVWENIESLEHFTYKTFHVDFLRRRREWFQKYGKAHYAMWWIKNNEYPGIDEALKRLEYLQEHGSSSYAFNFQHVFQSP, encoded by the coding sequence ATGTATCAGCTAGCCCAAATTAATGTTGCCCGAATGATAGGAACCAACATAGAAGATCCGGTGATGAATGAGTTTGTCAGTCATTTGGATTCAGTAAACCAATTGGCAGAGAAAAGCGACGGATTTATCTGGAGACTCAAAGATGATGAAAACAATGCTACAAGTTTTAATCCACTAAACGATGAACAGGTTATCATCAATTTATCGGTGTGGGAAAACATAGAATCCCTGGAACATTTTACTTATAAAACATTCCACGTTGATTTTCTGAGAAGAAGAAGAGAATGGTTCCAAAAATACGGAAAAGCTCACTATGCGATGTGGTGGATTAAAAATAATGAATATCCTGGTATAGATGAAGCATTGAAACGGCTAGAATATTTGCAGGAACACGGTTCCTCTTCTTATGCATTTAATTTTCAGCATGTTTTTCAGTCGCCATAG
- the dnaK gene encoding molecular chaperone DnaK, with protein sequence MSKIIGIDLGTTNSCVAVMEGKDPVVIPNAEGKRTTPSIVAFTEDGERKVGDPAKRQAVTNPTKTVYSIKRFIGTHFKDDASEITRVPYKVVAGPNDTVKVKIDDREYTPQEISAMTLQKMKKTAEDYLGQEVTRAVITVPAYFNDAQRQATKEAGEIAGLKVERIINEPTAAALAYGLDKNHKDQKIAVYDLGGGTFDISILDLGDGVFEVLSTNGDTHLGGDDFDDVIINWMADEFKAEEGVDLKADAIALQRLKEAAEKAKIELSSSPQTEINLPYITATATGPKHLVKTLTKAKFEQLSADLVRRSMEPVAKALKDAGLSTSDIDEVILVGGSTRIPIIQEEVEKFFGKKPSKGVNPDEVVAIGAAIQGGVLTGDVKDVLLLDVTPLSLGIETMGSVFTKLIEANTTIPTKKSEVFSTASDNQPAVSIRVGQGERPMFNDNKEIGRFDLTDIPPAPRGVPQIEVTFDIDANGILSVSAKDKGTGKEQSIKIQASSGLSDEEIERMKKEAQENSAADAKRKEEVEIFNKADGLIFQTEKQLKEFGEKLSADKKAAIEAAHAELKTAFEAKNADDVKAKTEALDAAWMAASEELYAAGQQPGADAGAGAQNAGGNAGAEDVQDADFEEVK encoded by the coding sequence ATGAGTAAAATAATTGGAATTGACTTAGGAACAACCAACTCTTGTGTTGCTGTAATGGAGGGGAAAGACCCTGTTGTTATTCCTAACGCAGAAGGTAAGAGAACTACTCCTTCTATCGTAGCTTTTACGGAAGACGGAGAGAGAAAAGTAGGTGATCCTGCAAAAAGACAGGCTGTAACGAATCCAACAAAAACTGTTTACTCTATCAAAAGATTTATCGGAACCCACTTTAAAGATGATGCTTCTGAAATCACAAGAGTACCTTATAAAGTAGTTGCCGGACCAAACGATACAGTAAAAGTAAAAATCGACGATAGAGAATATACTCCACAGGAAATTTCTGCAATGACTCTTCAGAAAATGAAGAAAACTGCTGAAGATTATCTTGGTCAGGAAGTAACAAGAGCAGTAATCACTGTTCCTGCATACTTCAACGATGCACAAAGACAAGCTACTAAAGAAGCTGGTGAAATTGCAGGTCTTAAAGTAGAAAGAATCATCAACGAACCTACCGCTGCAGCGTTAGCGTATGGTCTTGATAAAAACCATAAAGATCAGAAAATCGCAGTATATGACCTTGGTGGTGGTACTTTCGATATCTCTATCCTTGATTTGGGAGACGGTGTATTCGAAGTATTGTCTACAAACGGTGATACCCACTTGGGAGGTGATGACTTTGATGATGTGATCATCAACTGGATGGCTGACGAGTTCAAAGCTGAAGAAGGGGTAGACTTGAAAGCTGATGCCATTGCTCTTCAAAGATTGAAAGAAGCAGCTGAAAAAGCTAAAATTGAATTGTCTTCTTCTCCTCAGACTGAAATCAACTTACCATATATCACAGCTACTGCTACAGGTCCTAAGCACTTAGTGAAGACTTTAACAAAAGCTAAATTCGAGCAATTATCTGCTGATCTTGTAAGAAGATCTATGGAGCCTGTTGCTAAAGCATTAAAAGATGCTGGTTTATCAACTTCTGATATCGACGAAGTAATCCTGGTAGGTGGTTCTACAAGAATCCCGATTATCCAGGAAGAAGTAGAAAAATTCTTCGGTAAAAAACCATCCAAAGGAGTAAACCCGGATGAGGTTGTAGCCATTGGTGCAGCTATTCAGGGAGGTGTATTGACAGGAGATGTAAAAGACGTATTACTACTTGACGTTACGCCACTTTCTTTAGGTATCGAAACAATGGGTTCTGTATTCACAAAATTAATTGAAGCGAACACTACGATCCCAACAAAAAAATCTGAAGTATTCTCTACAGCTTCTGACAACCAGCCGGCTGTAAGCATCAGAGTCGGACAGGGGGAAAGACCAATGTTCAACGATAACAAGGAAATCGGTAGATTTGACCTTACAGATATTCCACCAGCACCAAGAGGAGTTCCTCAGATTGAAGTAACATTCGATATTGATGCGAACGGTATCTTAAGCGTATCTGCTAAAGATAAAGGAACTGGTAAAGAGCAGTCTATCAAAATCCAGGCTTCTTCAGGTCTTTCTGACGAAGAAATCGAAAGAATGAAGAAAGAAGCTCAGGAAAACTCTGCGGCTGATGCTAAGAGAAAAGAAGAAGTTGAAATCTTCAACAAAGCTGACGGATTGATCTTCCAGACTGAAAAACAATTGAAAGAATTCGGTGAGAAACTTTCTGCTGACAAAAAAGCAGCTATTGAAGCAGCTCATGCAGAATTAAAAACAGCTTTCGAAGCTAAAAATGCTGATGACGTAAAAGCTAAAACTGAAGCGTTAGATGCAGCCTGGATGGCCGCTTCTGAAGAATTATACGCAGCGGGTCAACAGCCAGGTGCTGATGCAGGTGCAGGAGCTCAGAATGCTGGTGGAAACGCCGGAGCTGAAGATGTACAGGATGCAGACTTCGAAGAAGTAAAATAA